In the Candidatus Bathyarchaeia archaeon genome, ATAGCCGCCACAACATGGTCGCCAACCACAAAAACGCGGATGTCGGAGGTGCCGTGCTCCACAAACTCCTGCAGGTAAATGACGCCATGCTGGAAGGTAATGGCTTTAAAGACTGTGAGGGCAACTTCGGGGTCGTTGACGCGGGTTGCGCCTATGCCTCGACTGCCAAAAACGGGTTTGATGACGACATCGCCACCCAGTTCATTGAATGCCTCCAAAGCCCAGTTAGCGCTCTCGGTTGCGAAAGTGCGCGGGACAGGCACACCGTTGTCTTCAAGAATGGAGAGTATATCGTATTTGTCGACGCAGTGTTCGATGGCTTCTGTGGGGTTGATGAGGTAGAAGCCTTCGCGTTCCAGCTTATAGAGCATGTCCATACGGAACACGAGCTCTTCAAGACTTCCGCGTCCGATGGGGCGGATGAGCAAGGCGTCGAGGTCTTGGAGCAAATCTACATCTTGAAGGTTAATGTCTTTGGCTTTGAAGTAGGGTTTGCCTCCAAGCTGAGCGATTAGTCGGGGAAAAGTGAAACAAACATAAGGTATGCCGCGTTTGGTGAGTGATTCTCGGACTTGGGTGCTACTCCAAGCTTCCATGTTTCGTGTTGCTATTCCAATCTTCACGTAGGGTTCTCCTGCGGACTTTATCCTTCAAAAATGCATTTGGTTTGGGCTCTTAAAGTTTCCGCGGGAAAAACCACGCTTGCGCCCGACAAGCTGCAATTATTAAATACAAAAATCAATATGCAGATAAAATTCTTATAGGGAGTTAGTTAAACTACAATAGAAAACTATTCGTGGAAAAGGGAAAGGCTTTGGCGAAAACAGAAAACAAGTGCATCGTGATTCTGGCAGTTTTAGTGTTTACGTTAGCATTCATGGGGATAGGTGCCTTTGGGGTAGTACAGGTTAATGCTGAACCCACAGTATCGTTAAAGCTTCACAAGGACTTTGGGTACAGCAGCTTTGGCAACGACGCCCAAGGCAACTGGACAGTACAAGCCAACGTTTCAGAAGACACCACACGGGTCGAATTCTACCTTGACGATGAACTGCAACTTGACGACACCCAGACACCATTTGCATGGTCCTACAACACCGATGAATTCCCTGAAGGTCTGCACACCCTGAAAGCGGTGGCTTACGACGCAAACGGAGACACTGCAGCCGCAGAAACCCAACAGAACTTTGTTCCATACCCAGAAGGCTTAACGACAACTATCATAATCGTGGTTGTAGTAAGCATCGTGGCTGCGTTAATTGCCGCTATAGTCATGATGAGAAGAAACGACAGCAAAAAACACTAGGCCAACAACAGCTAGAACGGGTGAATGAAGGCAACCATTTGATGGGCGTTCTCAAATTTTGGCTCCAGCGGCAACTGCAGGTAGGCGCCGTTTTGGTTGAAGTAGGGTTCGCCTTTACGGCTAAACAACGTGAGCACTTTGCCGTTGTGGTTAATTTTGTAGCCTGCCTCAGCGGGTTCATGTCCCCGTATGAGAATCTGCGCATCTAACGCCCCCAGAACCTCCTCGGTGACTTCTTGGCCAAAAACGTAACCAGCCCCCCTTGGAGAAGTTCCTAAACGGCGGATTTGCTCGTCAGGGTCGCTCCAAAGCAACTCCTCAAGAAACGTCGCTTTGGGATACAGTTGTTGGGCGTTGGCGAGGTCTTGGAGACTTCGAAGGTTGTGGGGTAGTCCACCGTGAACCATGAGGTAACGTTTCTCCACGTAAACCGCGACCTGCAAGTGACAAAAGAGTTCTGTGAGTCGTTGATACACGTCATAGCCGTTTTGCTTGAATTTGCGTTGCAGGTATTCGGGCAGGTCATGGGGAGAAGCCATCAAATCAGGGGGACCTTCATGATTTCCCTGCAACAACACAACTTGCAGGGGAAAAGCCAACTTAAGCTCAAGCACGCAGTAAATCAGCTCAGGCGACAAGGCACCACGGTCGCCGTAATCCCCCAAAAAAATCATCGACGCAAACTTGTCGCGTTCCAGTTTGTCAAGAAAACCGCTCTGCTCCAAAATGACGCGTAGACTGTCAAGGTCGCCATGCAAGTCCCCAACAACCAACGCCTCCCCCACGGGTTTGAGAGTGACCAACTTGCCCGTCACCGTTAGGTTTTCGGTGCTTTTTGGGTCGGAAAGTACGTGAATCGCTTTTTCTACTACTTCGAGGTAAGCGTTGGCTGCTGCGGCTTTGGACTCCTGAATTATTTGTGGAAAATCCATGTGGGGACCCTATTGGATTTGGATTTGTTTACCCATGAAACTGAGAACGTTTGCTTCTATGCTTTTCTTGAGGTGTTGCGCCCTGTCTTTAAGGTCTTGAGCTTGATTTGCCTTCATGCGCTCTTCATCCTCAATGCTGCCTTTTCGGACTTTGAGCGTTTCCATCTGCTGCGTAAGCAGGGTCAGGCTGTTTTTTGCCTCTTCCATTTGCGGCGAATCCAGCAGCTTCCGTTTGAGATTGGAGACATCAACGCACCGTTTGTGTAGAGTTGTTAAAGCTTCTGACTTGAGGATTTCGTCTACGTCTTGTTGGGCTTTACGTTGCTTGTCGGGTTTTAGCTTCAGCTTGTCTTCTGAAAGCAGGTTGGTGAATTTTTCT is a window encoding:
- a CDS encoding RimK family alpha-L-glutamate ligase, with protein sequence MKIGIATRNMEAWSSTQVRESLTKRGIPYVCFTFPRLIAQLGGKPYFKAKDINLQDVDLLQDLDALLIRPIGRGSLEELVFRMDMLYKLEREGFYLINPTEAIEHCVDKYDILSILEDNGVPVPRTFATESANWALEAFNELGGDVVIKPVFGSRGIGATRVNDPEVALTVFKAITFQHGVIYLQEFVEHGTSDIRVFVVGDHVVAAMRREADGWKTNYSQGARPVPITLSKEFEDMAVRAAQSVGAKVSGVDILEGPDGPKICDVNSQPGWKGLQMVTKVNIADEIVAFMLDEMKR
- a CDS encoding Ig-like domain-containing protein produces the protein MAKTENKCIVILAVLVFTLAFMGIGAFGVVQVNAEPTVSLKLHKDFGYSSFGNDAQGNWTVQANVSEDTTRVEFYLDDELQLDDTQTPFAWSYNTDEFPEGLHTLKAVAYDANGDTAAAETQQNFVPYPEGLTTTIIIVVVVSIVAALIAAIVMMRRNDSKKH
- a CDS encoding metallophosphoesterase family protein translates to MDFPQIIQESKAAAANAYLEVVEKAIHVLSDPKSTENLTVTGKLVTLKPVGEALVVGDLHGDLDSLRVILEQSGFLDKLERDKFASMIFLGDYGDRGALSPELIYCVLELKLAFPLQVVLLQGNHEGPPDLMASPHDLPEYLQRKFKQNGYDVYQRLTELFCHLQVAVYVEKRYLMVHGGLPHNLRSLQDLANAQQLYPKATFLEELLWSDPDEQIRRLGTSPRGAGYVFGQEVTEEVLGALDAQILIRGHEPAEAGYKINHNGKVLTLFSRKGEPYFNQNGAYLQLPLEPKFENAHQMVAFIHPF